The proteins below are encoded in one region of Aquisphaera giovannonii:
- a CDS encoding cytochrome D1 domain-containing protein — translation MKPASPLPGRILALAIVLAVPASALVASLRSRSVGGEVDASPSRTTPKEEPHRSPIALALSADGRRLLTANQTAGSVSLVDTEANKVLAEVPTGDRPAGVAISPDGSRGLVAHWYGYDVALLSLDGDRLAILGRLEVGPEPRGVTFSRDGKSAYVAVGVSNEVVKLDLDPLRIAGRVAVGREPRGLATSPDGKLLLVGNARSGDLSVVSTESLGVLRTVPVEGNVLRQVAISTDGRYGYVAHMKNRGFAATSNNIDQGWVLGQRLTRIDLTDPKPSYASLALDPRGKAAGDAHGMAVSKDGKYLAVGLGGTHEVMLFRTDLRRLPWRIDGSRDLIPPELLNDDGRFRRVALGGRPTEVAFAPDGKTLYVANYLADAVQVVDADSAGLVRTIDLGRPKAISLTRRGEEIFHDATRSFNQWYSCNTCHSDGHTNGQTFDTFNDGRYDLSSAHEGSHKKTPTLRRVVKTGPWTWHGWQTDLDDAAFESFTKSMQGPKPSDEDLKALVAYLATLDFPRNPYRDPSGKLSPEAERGKAVYSSAKAACNTCHGGPEFTDGKIHTVGLEEPGDRYRGYNPPSLRALYDRDPYLHDGRAKTLREALSGPHSAGAVTNLGELTDAELDDLLAYLKTL, via the coding sequence ATGAAGCCCGCCAGTCCCCTGCCCGGCCGCATCCTCGCCCTCGCGATCGTGCTCGCCGTCCCGGCCTCGGCCCTCGTCGCCTCGCTCCGGTCGCGGTCCGTCGGCGGCGAGGTCGATGCGTCGCCGTCGCGGACGACCCCGAAAGAGGAGCCCCACCGCAGCCCGATCGCGCTGGCCCTCTCGGCCGACGGCCGCCGCCTCCTCACGGCCAACCAGACCGCCGGCTCCGTCTCCCTGGTGGACACGGAGGCCAACAAGGTCCTCGCCGAGGTCCCCACCGGCGACAGGCCGGCCGGCGTGGCGATCTCCCCCGACGGCTCGCGCGGGCTCGTCGCGCACTGGTACGGATACGACGTCGCCCTCCTCTCTCTCGACGGCGACCGGCTCGCGATCCTCGGCCGGCTCGAGGTCGGCCCGGAACCCCGCGGCGTGACCTTCTCGCGAGACGGCAAGTCCGCCTACGTGGCGGTCGGTGTGAGTAACGAGGTGGTGAAGCTGGACCTGGACCCGCTCCGCATCGCGGGCCGGGTGGCGGTCGGGCGCGAGCCCAGGGGCCTCGCGACCTCGCCGGACGGCAAGCTCCTGCTCGTCGGCAACGCCCGCTCGGGCGACCTCTCGGTCGTCTCGACCGAGTCCCTGGGCGTCCTGCGGACGGTCCCCGTCGAGGGCAACGTCCTCCGCCAGGTGGCCATCAGCACCGATGGGCGATACGGCTACGTCGCGCACATGAAGAACCGCGGGTTCGCGGCGACCTCGAACAACATCGACCAGGGCTGGGTCCTCGGCCAGCGGCTGACCCGGATCGACCTGACCGACCCGAAGCCGTCCTACGCCTCGCTCGCGCTCGACCCGCGGGGCAAGGCCGCCGGGGACGCGCACGGCATGGCGGTGAGCAAGGACGGCAAGTACCTGGCCGTCGGCCTGGGCGGGACCCACGAGGTCATGCTCTTCCGGACCGACCTCCGCCGCCTCCCATGGCGGATCGACGGCTCGCGCGACCTGATCCCGCCGGAGCTCCTCAACGACGACGGCCGATTCCGCCGCGTCGCCCTGGGCGGCCGGCCGACCGAGGTCGCCTTCGCCCCCGACGGCAAGACCCTGTACGTCGCCAACTACCTGGCCGACGCCGTGCAGGTCGTCGACGCCGACTCGGCCGGCCTGGTCCGTACGATCGACCTGGGGCGGCCGAAGGCGATCTCCCTCACCCGCCGCGGCGAGGAGATCTTCCACGACGCCACCCGGTCCTTCAACCAGTGGTACAGCTGCAACACCTGCCACAGCGACGGCCACACGAACGGCCAGACCTTCGACACGTTCAACGACGGCCGCTACGACCTCAGCAGCGCCCACGAGGGGAGCCACAAGAAGACCCCCACGCTGCGACGCGTCGTGAAGACCGGCCCCTGGACCTGGCACGGCTGGCAGACCGACCTCGATGACGCCGCCTTCGAGTCCTTCACCAAGAGCATGCAGGGCCCGAAGCCCAGCGACGAGGACCTGAAGGCCCTCGTCGCCTACCTGGCCACGCTCGACTTCCCCCGCAACCCCTATCGCGACCCGTCGGGCAAGCTCTCCCCCGAGGCCGAGCGCGGGAAGGCCGTCTATTCGTCCGCCAAGGCCGCCTGCAACACCTGCCACGGCGGCCCCGAGTTCACCGACGGGAAGATCCACACCGTCGGCCTCGAGGAGCCGGGCGACCGCTACCGCGGCTACAACCCGCCCAGCCTCCGGGCCCTCTACGACAGGGACCCGTACCTCCACGACGGCCGCGCGAAGACCCTCCGCGAGGCCCTCTCCGGCCCCCACAGCGCCGGGGCCGTCACGAACCTGGGCGAGCTGACCGACGCCGAGCTGGACGACCTGCTGGCCTACCTGAAGACGTTGTGA